From Candidatus Manganitrophus morganii, the proteins below share one genomic window:
- a CDS encoding TraR/DksA C4-type zinc finger protein: MEQVDKRRKALQEILLNKKREVVQQIENLMVAQEDTPSGILDTGDQSLKNHETDVDLTLLEMNNRLLKEIEDALIKLPENRYGICEECGAEISAGRLKAMPFAKYCVTCKERQELFEKIEKTRTEA, encoded by the coding sequence GTCGATAAGAGAAGAAAAGCACTCCAAGAGATACTTTTGAACAAGAAAAGAGAGGTGGTCCAGCAGATCGAGAATTTAATGGTGGCCCAGGAAGACACCCCGTCCGGCATTCTGGATACGGGCGATCAATCGCTCAAGAATCATGAAACCGATGTCGATCTGACCCTTCTCGAAATGAACAATCGTCTCTTGAAAGAAATAGAGGACGCGCTGATCAAGCTGCCGGAAAACCGATACGGTATATGCGAGGAGTGCGGCGCGGAAATCAGCGCCGGCCGGCTGAAGGCCATGCCGTTCGCAAAATATTGTGTTACTTGCAAGGAGCGGCAAGAGCTTTTCGAAAAGATCGAGAAAACCAGAACCGAAGCCTAA
- a CDS encoding ATP-dependent DNA ligase codes for MKFLNLVHDFEKLEATSKRLEMFSILSDLFQQANAEEIDKIIYLAQGELLPPFHGINIGMSEKYLLRALAKAGDVDPEMIAKQYRIVGDLGGLAEKVIHGEGKGLTVAEVYERIDAIAAMSGEGSVERKIDAVCELIGAVSPLEAKYVARFMAGKLRLGAGDATILEALALSKGDRAYRKELDRAYNITSDLGLVAKTLYQAGEKGIRAMSVRMGYPIRPALCERLSSAEEIVEKIGRCSVEVKYDGLRCQIHKSKNDLAIFSRNQERTTPMFPEIAEACRNLFGEQEIIIEGEALAFNEATGDLLPFQITSQRKRKHGIEDMAKAFPLKFFVFDLLYLNGEDYTHHGYAQRRKKLFELIKKNPVMEVSHAIETEDPVEIQKFFDASIERGLEGIVAKRLDGPYAAGSRNFNWIKLKRSYKGELSDSVDLVIVGYFAGKGHRAKFGIGTILSAVYDPGEDRFKTVTRIGTGFSEEELVQLKQLLDEEAAPERPHPVDSEITPDVWVNPKYVITVTADEITRSPNHTAGRDADGIGYALRFPRVQGFIRTDKSPQDATTVSEIIDMFNLQKRVKME; via the coding sequence ATGAAGTTCCTGAACCTCGTCCATGACTTTGAAAAGCTGGAAGCGACGTCGAAACGTCTTGAGATGTTTTCGATTTTGTCGGATCTCTTCCAGCAGGCGAATGCGGAAGAGATCGATAAGATCATCTACCTGGCCCAAGGAGAGCTCCTCCCTCCTTTTCATGGGATCAACATCGGCATGTCGGAGAAATATCTCCTTCGCGCCTTGGCGAAGGCGGGCGATGTCGATCCGGAGATGATCGCGAAACAGTATCGGATCGTCGGAGACCTCGGCGGATTGGCGGAGAAGGTAATTCACGGCGAAGGGAAGGGGCTCACGGTCGCCGAAGTCTACGAGCGAATTGATGCGATCGCCGCGATGTCGGGGGAGGGGAGCGTGGAGCGGAAGATCGATGCCGTTTGCGAGCTGATCGGCGCGGTTTCCCCCCTCGAAGCGAAGTATGTCGCCCGGTTTATGGCGGGAAAGCTGCGGCTCGGCGCGGGAGACGCCACCATCCTGGAAGCGCTGGCCCTCTCGAAAGGAGATCGGGCCTATCGAAAGGAGCTCGATCGGGCCTACAACATCACCTCCGATCTCGGCCTCGTCGCCAAAACCCTCTACCAAGCGGGAGAGAAAGGAATCCGCGCCATGTCGGTCCGGATGGGTTATCCGATCCGCCCGGCCCTCTGTGAACGGCTGAGCTCCGCCGAAGAGATCGTCGAGAAAATCGGCCGCTGCTCCGTGGAGGTGAAATACGACGGCCTTCGCTGCCAGATCCACAAGAGCAAGAATGATCTCGCCATCTTCTCCCGGAACCAAGAGCGGACCACCCCGATGTTCCCTGAAATCGCCGAGGCCTGCCGGAATCTCTTCGGCGAACAAGAGATCATCATCGAGGGAGAGGCGCTTGCTTTCAATGAGGCGACCGGCGATCTTCTTCCGTTCCAGATCACCAGTCAGCGGAAGCGCAAACATGGGATCGAAGATATGGCGAAAGCTTTCCCGCTCAAGTTCTTCGTCTTCGATCTTCTTTATTTGAACGGCGAGGATTATACCCATCATGGGTATGCTCAGCGGAGAAAAAAACTGTTCGAGCTGATCAAGAAAAACCCGGTGATGGAAGTCTCCCACGCCATCGAAACGGAAGATCCGGTCGAGATCCAAAAATTCTTCGACGCGTCGATCGAGCGGGGTCTCGAAGGGATCGTCGCCAAACGGCTCGATGGACCTTACGCAGCCGGTTCTCGGAACTTCAATTGGATCAAGCTGAAGCGGAGTTATAAAGGAGAGCTCTCCGACTCGGTCGATCTCGTCATCGTCGGCTATTTTGCCGGCAAGGGCCACCGGGCGAAGTTCGGCATCGGGACGATTCTCTCGGCCGTCTACGATCCGGGGGAAGATCGATTCAAAACCGTGACGCGGATCGGAACCGGTTTTTCGGAAGAAGAGCTGGTCCAGCTCAAACAGCTCCTCGACGAAGAGGCGGCCCCGGAGCGTCCCCATCCGGTCGACTCGGAGATCACCCCCGATGTCTGGGTGAATCCCAAATATGTCATCACGGTGACCGCCGACGAGATCACCCGATCCCCCAACCATACCGCTGGGAGAGACGCGGATGGGATCGGTTATGCCCTCCGTTTCCCCCGCGTACAGGGGTTCATCCGGACCGATAAAAGCCCGCAGGACGCCACCACCGTTTCTGAAATTATCGATATGTTCAACCTGCAAAAACGGGTGAAGATGGAATGA
- a CDS encoding trypsin-like peptidase domain-containing protein, translated as MSIQRCWTAALWFSLLFVLFSFSSPSAFVGDEENTIEIYQRVNASVVNITSIAVTYDFFLNPIPSEASGSGSIIDKKGYILTNNHVIRDSERLEITLADGSRWPGELVGADPQTDLAVIKVNAPPERLTAIPMGNSDGLRPGQKVLAIGNPFGLERTLTSGIISSVRKNIRAGDLEMDEVIQIDAAINPGNSGGPLLNSEGKMVGINTAIFTPSGGSVGIGFAIPINTAKRILNELITKGYVAYAWIGIDTQTLLPEFAEALSLPVRKGVMVARVVRGGPAHRAGIRGGTQRVEVGNAILVVGGDILVAVDGEEVTSAEAFHEVMKTKRPDDKIRLTLWRGREKREVEIKLGERPRRG; from the coding sequence ATGTCGATCCAGAGATGCTGGACCGCCGCGCTTTGGTTCTCACTTCTATTCGTTTTATTCTCTTTCTCCAGCCCCTCGGCCTTCGTCGGAGACGAGGAAAACACGATCGAGATCTATCAGCGCGTCAACGCCAGCGTCGTCAACATCACCAGCATCGCCGTCACTTACGATTTTTTCCTCAATCCCATTCCTTCCGAAGCCTCCGGCTCCGGCTCCATCATCGATAAGAAGGGGTATATCCTCACCAATAACCATGTGATCCGCGATTCCGAACGTCTGGAGATCACCTTGGCCGACGGGAGCAGGTGGCCGGGAGAGCTGGTCGGGGCCGATCCGCAAACCGACCTCGCCGTCATCAAGGTCAACGCGCCGCCGGAGCGGCTGACAGCCATCCCGATGGGGAATTCGGACGGGCTCCGCCCCGGCCAAAAAGTCCTGGCGATCGGGAATCCTTTCGGCCTGGAGCGGACCCTGACCTCCGGCATCATCAGCTCCGTTCGGAAGAACATTCGCGCCGGCGATCTGGAGATGGATGAAGTCATTCAGATCGACGCCGCGATCAATCCGGGAAATTCGGGCGGTCCGCTTCTTAATTCGGAGGGAAAGATGGTCGGGATCAACACCGCCATTTTTACCCCGTCGGGGGGAAGCGTCGGAATCGGCTTTGCCATTCCGATCAACACCGCCAAACGGATCTTGAACGAGCTGATCACGAAGGGCTATGTCGCCTATGCCTGGATCGGTATCGATACGCAGACCCTTCTTCCCGAATTTGCGGAAGCGCTCTCGCTGCCGGTCCGGAAAGGGGTGATGGTCGCCCGGGTGGTGCGGGGCGGTCCGGCGCACCGGGCTGGCATCCGGGGAGGGACCCAACGGGTCGAGGTGGGAAACGCGATTCTGGTGGTGGGCGGGGATATTTTGGTCGCCGTTGATGGGGAAGAGGTCACGTCGGCGGAAGCGTTCCACGAAGTGATGAAAACCAAACGGCCCGACGATAAGATCAGGTTGACCCTCTGGCGGGGCCGGGAGAAGAGGGAAGTCGAGATCAAGCTGGGTGAACGCCCACGGCGGGGATGA
- a CDS encoding protein kinase codes for MNQASWRIDLSRFSDDPVLFLQQWISDVSKPTLVGYASLFFLIAIGIPLARRYFSMRPSTNTYNPLKEAKEAAKSRDPYRAAELFEQAGEYEEAIRLYKEGKAYQQVGRIFELKKQWQESAQFYKLSGDTEKAAVMYQKGGEYVRAAECYLTCKKISLAAEAYEKAKRFKEAAKQYEKFGNLLKAATLYDQANDPPKAAEMYEKYFLREKRARSGPASEKTNQIAQAAFQSGQIYMKLKQFPKAVEILTAGGFALEAAEAAVQGGETEKAAELFLTAKAFDRAASLYEQIGDTRRGNRVVGKKFQEEGKFLPAAEAFERGESWVEAAELYERIGDKTKAGEMLMKNGDYHRAGDLYLSVGDMASAAQALEKGGRFREAADLYTRLQQFDKAAQMQESGGNYYDAALLYKQQGKFDQSISYLQKIDSQSSEYHQASLLLGQLLVERGMIDAARERYQKIISQETIGQENLEFYYQLALLHEKQKEFEEAQNLYERILAEDYSYRDAKSRSTLLKRALTEVKKVLDATRIEEATARPVAAPVQPTTSRYKIVKKIGQGGMGVVYQAEDTLLKRLVAYKVLPAAIRENEAMLQSFLQEAQIAAALNHPNVVTIFDTGKNGDEIFISMEYVNGITLKEYLEKNETSIPKLVEIMKEICVGVSYAHSKNVVHRDLKPANVMLAHDLRVKIMDFGLAKVVSETAADKTSVKGTPLYMAPEQILGEKVDHQSDIYSLGCTFYRMVAGRPPFVQGDVYYHHLHTLPAHPRTLNPKLSEALDRLIMKTIEKEKSKRYKKVTEIIEDLGKLA; via the coding sequence ATGAACCAGGCTTCCTGGCGCATCGATCTTTCCCGCTTTTCTGACGATCCGGTTCTTTTCCTTCAACAATGGATTTCAGACGTTTCAAAGCCGACACTCGTCGGTTATGCCTCTCTTTTTTTCCTGATCGCCATCGGGATACCTCTTGCCCGGCGTTATTTTTCCATGCGTCCTTCGACAAATACATACAACCCGTTGAAAGAGGCCAAAGAAGCCGCCAAATCGCGAGATCCATACCGAGCGGCCGAACTTTTCGAGCAAGCCGGCGAGTATGAAGAAGCGATCCGTTTATACAAAGAAGGAAAAGCCTATCAGCAGGTCGGTCGAATTTTCGAATTAAAAAAGCAGTGGCAGGAATCGGCCCAATTCTATAAGCTTTCCGGGGATACCGAAAAGGCGGCCGTGATGTACCAAAAGGGAGGAGAATACGTCCGGGCGGCGGAGTGTTACTTGACCTGCAAAAAAATATCGTTGGCGGCCGAGGCATACGAAAAGGCAAAGCGGTTCAAGGAAGCGGCGAAGCAATACGAAAAGTTCGGAAACCTGCTCAAGGCGGCGACTCTCTACGATCAAGCCAACGATCCCCCCAAAGCGGCCGAGATGTACGAAAAGTATTTTTTGAGGGAGAAACGGGCCCGTTCGGGTCCCGCTTCCGAGAAAACAAATCAAATCGCTCAGGCCGCCTTCCAGAGCGGGCAAATATACATGAAGCTGAAACAATTTCCAAAAGCGGTCGAGATCCTCACCGCTGGAGGCTTTGCCTTAGAGGCGGCGGAAGCAGCCGTGCAAGGAGGAGAAACGGAGAAGGCGGCGGAATTGTTTCTGACCGCAAAGGCGTTTGATCGCGCCGCCTCCCTTTACGAGCAAATCGGAGATACGCGCCGGGGGAATCGCGTCGTCGGAAAGAAGTTCCAGGAGGAGGGGAAATTCCTTCCCGCGGCGGAAGCCTTCGAGCGGGGAGAGAGCTGGGTCGAAGCGGCCGAGTTGTACGAACGGATCGGCGATAAAACAAAAGCGGGCGAAATGTTGATGAAGAATGGAGACTATCATCGCGCCGGCGACCTGTACCTCTCGGTAGGAGACATGGCGTCGGCCGCTCAGGCGTTGGAAAAAGGGGGCCGATTCAGAGAGGCCGCCGATCTGTATACGCGCCTCCAGCAGTTCGATAAAGCGGCCCAAATGCAAGAGTCCGGTGGGAATTATTACGACGCGGCCCTTCTGTATAAACAGCAGGGGAAATTCGATCAGTCAATCTCCTATCTCCAGAAAATCGATTCTCAATCGTCCGAATATCATCAGGCGTCGCTTTTACTCGGACAGCTTCTCGTGGAAAGAGGAATGATCGATGCCGCGCGGGAGAGATACCAAAAAATTATCTCACAGGAGACGATCGGCCAGGAGAATCTGGAGTTTTATTATCAATTGGCCTTGCTCCATGAGAAGCAGAAGGAGTTCGAAGAGGCGCAAAATCTGTATGAGAGGATCCTGGCGGAAGACTACAGCTATCGGGATGCCAAGAGCCGCAGCACGCTTCTCAAAAGAGCGCTTACCGAGGTGAAGAAAGTCCTCGACGCGACCCGGATCGAGGAAGCCACCGCGCGTCCGGTCGCCGCGCCGGTTCAGCCGACCACCTCGCGGTATAAGATCGTCAAAAAGATCGGGCAAGGCGGGATGGGGGTGGTGTATCAGGCGGAAGATACCCTCTTAAAACGGCTCGTCGCTTATAAAGTCCTGCCGGCGGCCATTCGTGAGAACGAAGCGATGCTCCAGAGCTTTCTGCAAGAGGCACAGATTGCCGCGGCCCTCAATCATCCCAATGTGGTGACGATTTTCGACACCGGTAAAAATGGAGATGAAATTTTTATCTCTATGGAATATGTCAATGGGATCACACTCAAGGAGTACCTGGAGAAGAACGAAACGTCGATACCGAAATTGGTCGAAATCATGAAAGAAATCTGTGTCGGTGTTTCCTACGCGCACAGTAAAAATGTCGTCCACCGCGATTTGAAGCCGGCCAATGTCATGCTGGCGCATGATCTTCGGGTCAAGATCATGGACTTCGGTCTCGCAAAGGTCGTCAGTGAAACGGCGGCGGATAAAACTTCAGTCAAAGGAACCCCGCTTTATATGGCGCCCGAACAAATTCTCGGGGAGAAAGTCGATCATCAGTCGGATATTTATTCCCTCGGTTGTACCTTCTACCGGATGGTGGCGGGTCGCCCTCCGTTTGTTCAGGGAGACGTTTATTACCACCATCTTCACACCCTCCCTGCCCATCCGCGCACCTTGAATCCTAAACTTTCGGAAGCGCTCGACCGGTTGATTATGAAAACGATCGAGAAGGAAAAATCGAAACGTTATAAGAAAGTCACCGAAATCATCGAAGATCTCGGAAAGCTCGCCTGA
- a CDS encoding FHA domain-containing protein translates to MLKDLIANQKVLFSKNLYAAGHIETIFNDLKSKGDLVTAVLLLEEKDRSLLLFILQDDLYAAVELKENSFSPLPFTDYFTEMSQAQGAIHLYVTNPIFFKALLVLAQKKPNIVATTDILNIEALLNQVQRKKKEAVLLLKKGEEMNLFYFRGGKLSETYFQTAGEVTKEGSLQEQLLIYTYSSDGAEPMEIQLFYDLDVSPAADVDDALEALGEGVERHLASRPRLILKEEKPGAPVEKILDKGIFTLGRDLRSDWAIKDPMVSREHAIIKEDQDGFYIEDRGSRNGTFVNKEKVLRKKLSDQDEIRIGSATFHFSGKEGQTDSEISAPSISEPIRSAPQENLGAWALEVISGKEVGRFFELSPKLLSIGRGKTDVVVNDPKVSRHHADLEWSEKGFILVDLKSTNGIFVNDQKVDRKPLSAEDVITVGDTRLRVVCKK, encoded by the coding sequence ATGCTGAAGGATCTCATTGCGAACCAGAAGGTACTGTTTTCAAAGAATCTTTACGCTGCGGGCCATATCGAAACGATCTTCAACGATCTGAAATCAAAAGGAGATCTGGTCACCGCCGTTTTATTGCTGGAGGAGAAAGACCGCTCTCTTCTTCTATTCATTTTACAGGATGATCTTTACGCCGCGGTCGAACTGAAGGAAAATTCTTTCTCGCCCCTTCCCTTTACGGATTATTTTACCGAGATGTCCCAGGCCCAAGGGGCCATCCATCTCTACGTCACCAATCCGATCTTTTTCAAAGCGCTTCTTGTCTTGGCTCAGAAAAAACCGAATATCGTGGCGACGACCGACATCCTCAATATCGAAGCGCTTTTAAATCAAGTGCAAAGAAAGAAGAAGGAGGCCGTTCTCCTGCTGAAGAAGGGGGAGGAGATGAACCTCTTCTACTTCAGGGGAGGAAAACTCTCGGAGACCTATTTCCAAACCGCGGGCGAAGTGACGAAAGAAGGGAGCCTTCAGGAGCAACTCTTAATCTATACCTACTCGTCGGATGGCGCCGAGCCGATGGAGATCCAACTCTTTTATGATCTGGACGTCTCGCCGGCGGCCGATGTCGACGATGCCCTTGAAGCGTTAGGGGAGGGGGTGGAGCGCCATCTTGCCTCCCGACCCCGCCTGATTCTGAAAGAAGAAAAACCGGGAGCGCCGGTCGAAAAGATCCTCGATAAAGGGATCTTCACGTTGGGCCGTGATCTCAGGAGTGATTGGGCGATTAAAGACCCGATGGTTTCAAGAGAGCACGCGATCATCAAAGAGGACCAGGATGGATTTTATATCGAGGATCGGGGGAGCCGAAACGGGACCTTCGTAAACAAGGAGAAGGTCCTCCGAAAAAAACTCTCGGATCAAGATGAGATCCGGATCGGATCGGCGACTTTTCACTTCTCCGGAAAAGAAGGACAGACCGATTCGGAAATCTCCGCTCCGTCGATCTCCGAGCCGATTCGGTCCGCCCCGCAGGAAAATCTCGGAGCCTGGGCTCTCGAAGTGATTTCCGGAAAAGAGGTCGGCCGCTTCTTTGAGCTTTCTCCCAAACTCCTTTCGATCGGCAGGGGAAAAACCGACGTCGTCGTGAACGACCCGAAAGTCTCCCGTCATCATGCTGATCTGGAATGGTCCGAAAAGGGTTTTATCCTCGTCGATCTCAAGAGCACCAACGGCATCTTTGTAAACGATCAAAAGGTCGACAGAAAACCCCTCTCCGCAGAAGATGTCATTACAGTGGGGGACACCCGCCTGAGGGTCGTTTGTAAGAAATGA